AGAGGAAATTGCTTATCGAAAAGGCTATATATCTAAAGAACAATTAGTAAATCTTGCAGATCCATTGAAAAAAAATGGCTATGGGCAGTATCTAATCGAATTGGCAAATAGAAAACTGTGAGGTGACATATTAAAGTGAAATTCATTAGTACAAGTTTAATTGATGCATATATCTTAGAACCAAATGTATATGGTGACCATCGTGGCTTTTTTATGGAAAGCTTTAGCGCAAAAATTTTTGAAGAACATGGATTTTCGTTTGATTTTGTTCAGGATAATCACTCTTTATCAGCGGAAAGTGGAACAATACGAGGCATACACTATCAATTAGAACCTTATGCACAGACGAAACTTCTTAGAGTTACTAGAGGAGCCGTCTATGATGTAATTGTAGACATAAGGAATGGATCTCCTACTTATGGTAAGTGGGAAGGATTTATTTTAAGTGAGGATAATAAGAAACAACTACTTGTGCCAAAGGGATTTGCTCATGGTTTTTGTACTTTAGTGAAAGATACTGAAGTTCAGTATAAAGTAGATAATTATTATTCCCCAGAACATGACAGAGGAATTTCTTGGAACGATCCTCAACTAAATATTCCTTGGCCGACTAATAATCCAATCCTTTCTGAAAAAGACAAAAAACAACCAAATTTAGTAGATATAGATTATCAATTTACTTTTAAAAGTAAGGAATGATTAAAATGAGAATATTAGTAACTGGAGGAGCAGGATTTATAGGAAGTAATTTCGTAAATTATATGGTCCGTAAGTATACAGAGTATGAGATTATCAATTTAGATACTCTTACATATGCTGGAAACCTCGAAAATTTAAAGAAATCCGAAGGAAAAAGCAATTATCGTTTTGTGAAAGGTGATATTACGGACAAGGAATTCATTGAATCTATTTTTACTGAGAAGATAGATATAGTGGTGAACTTTGCGGCTGAATCACATGTCGATCGCAGCATAACTAATCCAGGGATATTTGTAAGTACTAATATTCAAGGAACTCAAGTATTATTAGACGCTGCAAGAAAAAATAATATAAAAAAATATGTTCAAGTTTCAACTGATGAGGTCTATGGATCTTTAGGAAAAGAAGGCTACTTTACTGAGGAAACTCCTTTAGCACCAAATAGTCCGTACAGTGCAAGTAAAGCGGGGGCAGATTTACTTGTTCATGCGTACTACGAGACATATGGATTGCCTATTAATATTACTAGATGCTCAAATAATTATGGACCATTTCATTTTCCAGAAAAGCTAATTCCTTTAATGATTATTAATGCACTGAACAAAAAAAAGCTTCCAATCTACGGGGATGGGCTTAATGTCCGAGACTGGTTGCATGTTGAGGATCATTGTAGTGCAATAGATTTAGTATTGCATAAAGGAAAGAATGGGGAAGTTTATAATGTTGGTGGACATAACGAAAAAACCAATATGGAAGTTGTTAAGGAAATATTAACTCAACTTGAAAAATCCGAAGAACTAATAGAATATGTAAATGATCGATTAGGGCATGACCGACGCTATGCTATTGATCCTACTAAGCTAGAAACGGAGCTTGGTTGGAATCCTAAATATACTTTTGAGACCGGCTTGAAAGAGACTGTCGAATGGTATCTTAACAATCGTTCTTGGTGGGAAAATATTATCTCTGGTGATTATAAACACTATTATACCGAGCAGTATGGTAAACAGCTGGAGAATGATGAATGAAAATAATTATTACTGGAGCGAATGGTCAGTTAGGAAGAGAATTAGTTAACCAGCTTGAAACAAGTGAAATGTTAATCTATTCTTTTACTAAAGAAGAATTGGATATAACTGACTTAGATGAAGTACTTAAAACTGTCGATGAAATTTGCCCTGATGTTATTATAAATGCTGCTGCTTTTACAAATGTTGATAAAGCAGAAACTGAAAAAGATTTAGCTTTTTCTATCAACGCTTTTGGTTCAAGAAACTTAGCTGTAGCTGCAGAAAAAGTAGACGCTAAAATCTGTTATATAAGCACTGATTACGTGTTTGATGGTAATGGACAGCAACCTTATGGAGAATATTTTCCAGTGAATCCTTTAGGGGTATACGGAACTTCCAAATATGTAGGCGAGCAGTTAACGCAGAGCGTAAGTTCAAAATATTATATTGTTCGAACTGCTTGGGTATATGGAGAGCACGGAAACAACTTTGTTAAAACGATGTTGAAATTGGCAAGTGACAAGAGTGAAATTGGAGTAGTACATGACCAAGTTGGCTCTCCAACTTATACGGTAGATTTGGCATCTTTTATTATTAATCTAGTTCAAACTGAAAAATATGGAATTTACCATTGTACTAATAGCGGTTCTTGTTCTTGGTATGAGTTCGCTAAAGCTATCTTCGCAGAAGCAGGTATAGAAATTGATTTGAGTCCTTTGACATCAGAACAATTTCCAAGACCAGCGAAAAGACCGAATTATTCAGTTCTAGATAATATGTCACTTCGTATAAATGGTTTTTCACAACCCAGACATTGGAGAGAGGCACTGCACTCGTTTATGTCAAAAAAGTCAAATGAGTGAATTTTTCACTATATGAAGAGGTGAGTGCGGAAATGCGCTCACCTTCTTTTACGTTCAAACTAATGAATAGCACTTTCAAATTAAGAGGAAGATTGATAAAATAAGGATTAATTAGAAAATATTTTATTAGTTATAGATTTAAAGAAAAATATGCTTGGGTGAAAAGAGGAAAAATCAGTAATGGATCTTAGTATTATCATTGTTAATTTTAATACAAAAAAGCTAACACTGGAGTGTATTCAATCTGTATATGATTCTAGTACATCGTATCAAGTAGAAATATTTGTTGTGGATAATAATTCATCAGATGGTTCTGTGGATGTAATTAAAAGAAATTTTCCGAATGTTCACGTCATTGAAAATGGCCTAAATGTTGGATTTTCAAAAGCAAATAACCAAGCGATGTCGAAATCAAAAGGACGCTATGTATTATTGTTAAATTCTGATACAATAGTCATGAAGGGTACTATTTCCAAAATAGTAGAGTTTATGGATAAAGATGATAGTATTGGTGCTACTGGTTGTAAAGTGGTATTACCAGACGGCAGTTTAGATAAAGCTTGTCACCGTGGATTTCCTACTCCAGAAGCTTCTTTTTATTATATAACAGGCTTGGCTAAAAAGTTTCCAAACAATCCTAGATTGAATGGTTATCATAGAAGTTATTTAAACATGGACGTGACTCATGAGATTGATTGTTTAGTTGGAGCATTTATGATGGTGCGACGTGAAACAATCGAGGAAATTGGAATGTTAGATGAGACTTTTTTTATGTATGGTGAAGATATTGATTGGTGCTATCGGATAAAGGAAGCTGG
The nucleotide sequence above comes from Psychrobacillus glaciei. Encoded proteins:
- the rfbC gene encoding dTDP-4-dehydrorhamnose 3,5-epimerase, which produces MKFISTSLIDAYILEPNVYGDHRGFFMESFSAKIFEEHGFSFDFVQDNHSLSAESGTIRGIHYQLEPYAQTKLLRVTRGAVYDVIVDIRNGSPTYGKWEGFILSEDNKKQLLVPKGFAHGFCTLVKDTEVQYKVDNYYSPEHDRGISWNDPQLNIPWPTNNPILSEKDKKQPNLVDIDYQFTFKSKE
- the rfbB gene encoding dTDP-glucose 4,6-dehydratase → MRILVTGGAGFIGSNFVNYMVRKYTEYEIINLDTLTYAGNLENLKKSEGKSNYRFVKGDITDKEFIESIFTEKIDIVVNFAAESHVDRSITNPGIFVSTNIQGTQVLLDAARKNNIKKYVQVSTDEVYGSLGKEGYFTEETPLAPNSPYSASKAGADLLVHAYYETYGLPINITRCSNNYGPFHFPEKLIPLMIINALNKKKLPIYGDGLNVRDWLHVEDHCSAIDLVLHKGKNGEVYNVGGHNEKTNMEVVKEILTQLEKSEELIEYVNDRLGHDRRYAIDPTKLETELGWNPKYTFETGLKETVEWYLNNRSWWENIISGDYKHYYTEQYGKQLENDE
- the rfbD gene encoding dTDP-4-dehydrorhamnose reductase, which translates into the protein MKIIITGANGQLGRELVNQLETSEMLIYSFTKEELDITDLDEVLKTVDEICPDVIINAAAFTNVDKAETEKDLAFSINAFGSRNLAVAAEKVDAKICYISTDYVFDGNGQQPYGEYFPVNPLGVYGTSKYVGEQLTQSVSSKYYIVRTAWVYGEHGNNFVKTMLKLASDKSEIGVVHDQVGSPTYTVDLASFIINLVQTEKYGIYHCTNSGSCSWYEFAKAIFAEAGIEIDLSPLTSEQFPRPAKRPNYSVLDNMSLRINGFSQPRHWREALHSFMSKKSNE
- a CDS encoding glycosyltransferase family 2 protein, whose amino-acid sequence is MDLSIIIVNFNTKKLTLECIQSVYDSSTSYQVEIFVVDNNSSDGSVDVIKRNFPNVHVIENGLNVGFSKANNQAMSKSKGRYVLLLNSDTIVMKGTISKIVEFMDKDDSIGATGCKVVLPDGSLDKACHRGFPTPEASFYYITGLAKKFPNNPRLNGYHRSYLNMDVTHEIDCLVGAFMMVRRETIEEIGMLDETFFMYGEDIDWCYRIKEAGWKIYYNPLVSIVHYKGASSRKKPLKIVYEFHRAMFLFHKMHFAKKYNFLINIFVYTGIIVKLSLSIAANIFRNGR